TCGCGCGTTAAATTAGGGGAAAATATATGTTCCGAATGGAATAGACTGGTGATATCTGTTCATCCTAAAAGGAATAGACTGATTCTATAATTTAAGGAGGACTGACACCATGATATCACCCTGTATCAATTTCCAAGGAAATGCAAATGAAGCAATCTCATTTTATGAAACTGTTTTTAACGGCACCGGCAAACAGGTCATGAAGTACTCAGACCTGCCGCCAGACTCCAATCATCCAGTCTCTCACGGTATGGAGGACTGGATACTCCACGGCCGGCTGACCATCTTCGGGACCCTGTTCTGCTTCAGCGACTCCCAGGAACCCGCGCAGCCGGGGACCATGTTTTCCTTCTCTGTCTGGTGCAAAACGCCGGAGGAGGCAGCCGATATCTATCACAGACTGGCGGACAGCGGGGAAATCCTGATGAAACTGGCGCCGCAGCACTTTGCCAGGGCATACGCCTGGGTCAGGGACAGGTTCGGCATAAGCTGGCAGTTAATCTGTGAGTAGCCTCACTGTTTTCTGACCGTATAGTCTCCATCGCCGAAATAACAGATATAGCGGTCGCCTTTGCCGTCGGTAAACAGGATAATGTGGTCTTCACGGTTGTTTTCTGTATCGATCCACTCTGCCCGGGCAGCCGATGCGGTGGACAGATCTATATCCGTTTCTTTCAGGGCCTCGGCTATCTGCTCACCATTCGCCCGCAGATCATACTGATACGGCGTAGTTTCATGCAGGCTCCTCTTAGATATATAAGGCCCTTCTGCGCCTTCTCCATATGAGACGATAATATAACCGCTTCTTCCATCATCTGTGGAGAAGGTACAGGTATAAAGTCCCTTGTCCGGCTGTGCAACCGGCTTAAAATCGTGGTCCAGGAGCAGGACAGGCGCCAAAGTATCATAGTTCCAGTGAGCCTCCGTCTCCTCGCCGGTCTGTTCTTTAAACCACATATCAAAAAACCTGCGGATGCTTTTGTTCTGCAGATAGGAATAGACTGGATTCTCCCTGGGCAGATAATACGAGTTCAAAAGGAACACCGGAAGAGGCCCTTCTTTTTCCATCTCTGCCGGGGATTCTATGCCCGCTAATCCTGCCGCAGCATTGCCTGTGTCCAAGACCACTCCCTCAGTCCTGGCCTCATGGTCTGCTTCTCTCGCATGATTTGACGATCCACAACCCGAAATCAGGATGCCCGCTGCAGCCAGAATCAATATCGTCCTTCTCATAACCACTCCCTCCGCTGTACTTACAGCTCAAGCTCCCGGAAACCACCGCCGGGTTTTAATATAGTCAGCCTGCGAAAACCGCATGCTCCGGCAATACGCAGTGCCTGGTCAAAGTGAAAACCAATGGTATCCGCATGGTGGCTGTCCGAATTGATCATGATCCTTCCGCCCATGCTGTGCAGCTCTCTCAGCAATATCCTGTTAGGATACGGCTCCGAGCGGTACCCCCGGGATATGGCGCCTGTGTTGATCTCAAACGGCAGGCAGGCGTCGTTTAATCTCCGCATCGCAGCAAGAGCCGGCTCCAGGTAATCGTCCCTCGTCTCGTCAAAATACCGGAAACCTTCATTAAATTTGGTCAGCAGATCAAAATGCCCGATAAAATCGCATCCGGTCCTGTCATATACTGTGGCTTCCAGCTCAAAATAATCTCTGGCGAACGCATACCAGTCACCGTCCCAGAGGCGCATAACCCCATCCTCCAGCTTTTCTGCCGTGTCGTCAACAGATATGTACTCCCCGCCCTTTTCTACACAATGGACTGAACCGATCGCATATTCCGCCTTCTGCACCGGCCCTAAGCAGTCCAGTTCGATGCCTATATAAATATTCATCTTCCCGGCATACTCTTCCCTGAGAGCCAAAAGCTCCTGCTTATATTGTTCCAGAATATCATCGGACATGCCAAATCCCGGATCACAGAAGGAATAATCCGCATGCCCGGAAATCCCATAATCCGTTAATCCTTTATGAAAAGCAGACTCTACCATCTCCCTCGGGCTGCTCTTTCCGTCACACCAGGTTGTGTGGGTATGAAAATCTGCTCTCAGCTTCATCGTATCAATACTCCCTTATCTCCTTAATATGCTCCATCGATGCCGGATTTACAAAAACCTTTACTTCCGTAACCGTATCCGCACGGTAACTGGCAAGCCTGCCCTGCTTCAAATCGTTCAGGATCTCATCCTTATTCTCCATCCAAAGGCCGAAATCATCGCGGTAGTGGGACCTTAAGTGAAGCTCCCCCTGATACCTTACAGGCTTTTTCCTGGAATCCACAGCATCTATAACGTTTAACCGTGACTCGTGTTCCTCGCCGCCGGTCATGCTTGAACGTTCCAGGCTACCGCTTTCATCCGGACCATCCGTATCATCGTAACCTGGGCCCATGTTCTCTTCCATCAGTTCTTCTTCCTCGTCCTCATCATACTCCGAAAAATACAGGCTCGGTGTAACCATCTTTTCGTTGTAGGTTATCCGGTAACGGACCGTATTCTCCGGCACCGTCTCATCCGTTTCCACATAACTCACCTGTCCATCATCATACCAGACAGGCGCAACCTTTACAATCCCCCTCTCGGAATCAAAGGAAAAATCCAGTTCTTTTGTCACCATGCTGTCTTGTCCGATCTTCTTCTCTCCGGCATAGGTGATGGAGGAGTACTCTACAAAAGCAACTCCTGTACCAATTCCTCCCAGCAATACCCCGCCAAGGAATATTCCCAGCAAAATTTTCTGCAATCTACGCATGTTCTTCTCCCTCCAATCCCAAAACTTCCACTGTCTGATCCACTGCCTGATCCGCCTCCTGCTCTGTCTTTTGCTGGTTCCCGGAAATATCTGCCGTGCGCGGGGATTCTTTTTTGTTCCTCCATATAAGAGTCATACCAAATCCAGCCGCCGCAAACAGGCAGAGGTTCAGTCCCAGGCATCCTATCACCACACCTGCCAGCGGATATCCCTGAGTCAGCAATACCGCAATCATCCCCAGTCCAAACAGGCAGAACAGTCCCATCACTCCGCAGAAAATGGAGAACCCTGCCCAGCAGAGATTCCACGCAGCGCGGATGCACCAGCCTGCCGCTTTCCAGCAGAACCGAAAAGCGCCTTCAGCCACTCCCAGCATCCCGGATACTACAGACTTTGCCATGTTCCTGCCGCTTTTTCGTCTTGATCTGGTCCCTGCGGCATAGATCCTGTTCTGGGGCTGCCCGGCACGTCCGGCGTCTGCTTCCTGCTGCCGCAACCGCTTCATATCCGCCGTCTGCTCTTCTTCTGTCATCATCTTCTCCTCTTCCGTCTGTTCCCATTCACACGCCTGCATCTGCGCGCTTTCTTCCCTCTGGTCTCTGTATGCCTCCAGCTTCTGCTTCATCCAGGCGATCGGACGGGATATCTGTGCTTTCCAGAACAGCAGCACTCCCCACAGCCATACTCCAACCCGCTTTAGTCCCCTGACTGTCTGCCGCCCGGTCTTCGCGCACAACTCCCCTGTCTGCTCCAGGATCTCTTTGCTGGCTTTCTCTCCTTCAGCGAAAGAAAAACGTTTGCCCTTCTCCTTTTCCGCCGCATAATCCGCGCGCACATGATACGCTTCCAGGATCTCAGCAGACAGCTGGCTCAGGCTGCCAAAATCTGCGATCGCTTCCTCTTCGGTCAGCCCGCTCTGGACCTTCATATCGATATGCTGCTCATATTCCCCCACAATATCTCTTAACTCATCCTCCTGGAGTACGGATAATGACCGTTCCAGTTCCTTTATAAATGTTTTCTTATCCATTCCGGCACTCCTTTAAAAATCTCGCCACCTTTTCTGTCAACTGGTTCCACTCTACTTCCAGGCTGTCCCGGTACAGTACCCCGGCCGCCGTCAGATGATAATACTTCCTCGGAGGTCCCTCTGTAGACTCCCTCAGATACGTCTCAAAGTAATGCTCATTCGTCAGACGCTTGAGCAGCGGATAGATCGTGCCCTCATTCACGTCCACAACCTTGGACACTTCTTCGACCAGCTCATACCCGTACATGTCCTTCTGCCGGACAGACTCCAGAACGATCAACTCCAGGACCCCTTTCTTAAATTGTGCATTCATATATGTACCACGCCTTTCTCTGGTATTATGCGTTTCTTTAATACTATATTATACATACTACTGTGTAATGTCAAGTACTAAATTTAAAAAGTAGACAGCCACCGGGTTTTTACCGATATGCGGCTGTCTATTCCTGAGCTCACTTTATGATCCTGCATACTCTGCCTGCGGCGGCACACAAGCTCACACCTGCCTTACTGTGTATCTTCTGCAAAGAGTACCAGTTTCTGCACGTTGTTTTCCGCATCACTCCACACAAGCAGCTTACGGGATTCCGTCACATCCTGAAGAGTCACCATGTTACGTGTGAGATATGGGATCACCGGGCATTCGCCAGGGACCTGATAGGTCTCGCCTGCTTCTGTAACCAGAACCCAGTCTCCATTCTCCTGCCAGGTCATGGACTTTACCTCCACATAGGACGGAGCTTTAAAATCAGCAGGAATCTTGCAGATGATCATCTCGGCGGTAGTCATCGGCGGAAGGCTCATGGTCATCGCCGGCCCAATGTATGCGTAGATGGTCTCTCCCACCTGAATATCGGAAAGCTGCACCGGGAATCCATTCTCCGCATCCAGCACTCTGCTGTACTCATCGGAAACATTCAGCACGATCTCTCCCTGAAATGACGTGCCTGACTGATTGTCAATGTGGACTCTGCCGTCCTCAACACTGATCACGGTACCCCAGATCTGTAACATATCCAGCTTCACAGCCTCCTCACCTGCGGATGGTCCGCCTGCATTCTCTGTCTTAACTCCTCCGGCAATCACTGTCGGAGACTGAGCCAGGGCCATACCTGCACCGGCAACAGCCAGAAGTCCGGAACAACAGATAACTGCCAAAGCTTTTTTGTTCATCTTTTTCATATAATCAATCCTCTTATCTTTCTTACTGTTATTTGTGTGTATTTCACTTACAGGCACAGTATAGCAGATATTTCCTGTGATTACTATTGACGAATCCGTAAATTTCTCTTACGGTTCTCTAACGGCAAATTCCTGGAAAAATGCTAAACATATGTGACCGCGCCCGGTTTTTACTCTTATTTTAGGTATTGATTCGTTTTCACTTCGTATGTTTGTATTCCAACAAAATAAATGCTACCAAATACCTTCAGTGTATTATATGGTAGTGTTCATACGCCTTTTCAGGCATTCGCATTAGGGATTTTATACTTGATAACAAAACAATGACAGCGTATACAGATGATAAAATTGATGAATACAAACAAACGAAACAGCAGCGGTTATACCCTGGTAGAACTTATAACGGTACTCGTGATCCTTGCTGTGACGGCTGCCATGGTGATTCCGTCTTTTGCAGGATTTATAGAAAAAGTAAAAGAAGAGCAATATATACTGGAGGCGCAGGGTATGCGCCGTACAGTTGAACTGTATCTGATCGATAAGAATGATCCGGATATCGATACCATGATGCTCCTTTGGGAACTGACCTCGACCCGGCTGGATTCTCCGAAACATCCTCTGGCAAACTACATGACAGTGCGCTGTACGAAAGGGGCAGCCATTGAAGGTCTGACTATAAATACCGCCACCTATCAGGTGTTCGGCATCAGATACCGCGTAGCCGGCTACCTGATTGAAATTGATGGGAGCAGTGTTAAGATTAATCTGATACCAAAACAAAAAAACAAAGAAAGCCCCTCCAAATTCAGCACGGTTTCCGCTTTGTATTGGGTCCAGGCTTTCCGTCCCTCATATTTTCTGCCCCTGCAGGTTATACTAAGCCAGGAGGTGATAACATGTGCCACA
This portion of the Clostridium sp. AN503 genome encodes:
- a CDS encoding VOC family protein, with the protein product MISPCINFQGNANEAISFYETVFNGTGKQVMKYSDLPPDSNHPVSHGMEDWILHGRLTIFGTLFCFSDSQEPAQPGTMFSFSVWCKTPEEAADIYHRLADSGEILMKLAPQHFARAYAWVRDRFGISWQLICE
- a CDS encoding histidinol-phosphatase gives rise to the protein MKLRADFHTHTTWCDGKSSPREMVESAFHKGLTDYGISGHADYSFCDPGFGMSDDILEQYKQELLALREEYAGKMNIYIGIELDCLGPVQKAEYAIGSVHCVEKGGEYISVDDTAEKLEDGVMRLWDGDWYAFARDYFELEATVYDRTGCDFIGHFDLLTKFNEGFRYFDETRDDYLEPALAAMRRLNDACLPFEINTGAISRGYRSEPYPNRILLRELHSMGGRIMINSDSHHADTIGFHFDQALRIAGACGFRRLTILKPGGGFRELEL
- a CDS encoding DUF1700 domain-containing protein → MDKKTFIKELERSLSVLQEDELRDIVGEYEQHIDMKVQSGLTEEEAIADFGSLSQLSAEILEAYHVRADYAAEKEKGKRFSFAEGEKASKEILEQTGELCAKTGRQTVRGLKRVGVWLWGVLLFWKAQISRPIAWMKQKLEAYRDQREESAQMQACEWEQTEEEKMMTEEEQTADMKRLRQQEADAGRAGQPQNRIYAAGTRSRRKSGRNMAKSVVSGMLGVAEGAFRFCWKAAGWCIRAAWNLCWAGFSIFCGVMGLFCLFGLGMIAVLLTQGYPLAGVVIGCLGLNLCLFAAAGFGMTLIWRNKKESPRTADISGNQQKTEQEADQAVDQTVEVLGLEGEEHA
- a CDS encoding PadR family transcriptional regulator; translation: MNAQFKKGVLELIVLESVRQKDMYGYELVEEVSKVVDVNEGTIYPLLKRLTNEHYFETYLRESTEGPPRKYYHLTAAGVLYRDSLEVEWNQLTEKVARFLKECRNG
- a CDS encoding type II secretion system protein, producing the protein MNTNKRNSSGYTLVELITVLVILAVTAAMVIPSFAGFIEKVKEEQYILEAQGMRRTVELYLIDKNDPDIDTMMLLWELTSTRLDSPKHPLANYMTVRCTKGAAIEGLTINTATYQVFGIRYRVAGYLIEIDGSSVKINLIPKQKNKESPSKFSTVSALYWVQAFRPSYFLPLQVILSQEVITCATDSVKKQIQNPAQNRIPTVMVTEMCRRLIRSLTKM